One genomic window of Quercus robur chromosome 6, dhQueRobu3.1, whole genome shotgun sequence includes the following:
- the LOC126732736 gene encoding uncharacterized protein LOC126732736 isoform X2, with amino-acid sequence MKRSGSGWFEALLNGHFNASSNGEIFSIKDRRSNISSIIQTLDKVYNLDWFSSALKNQCSVAVDFKWMLNQVHSLAYLAWVLARYYQGSKKLKDVQDS; translated from the exons ATGAAGAGATCAGGAAGTGGGTGGTTTGAGGCCCTATTAAATGGTCATTTTAATGCAAGCTCTAATGGGGAAATATTCTCTATTAAGGATAGGAGGAGCAATATTTCTTCAATTATACAAACTCTAGATAAAGTTTACAATTTGGATTGGTTCAGTAGTGCTTTGAAAAATCAATGCTCAGTGGCTGTTGACTTCAAGTGGATGCTTAATCAG GTGCATTCATTAGCATATCTTGCTTGGGTGCTTGCAAGGTATTATCAAGGATCAAAG AAACTAAAAGATGTTCAAGATTCTTAA
- the LOC126732736 gene encoding uncharacterized protein LOC126732736 isoform X3, which produces MGSRIREEGEHWRLDSARTHLPQTHSHPISLSAFISISCLGACKVLSRIKETKRCSRFLKLPQMVLTSWQIKIHKWPLSDNWEDVYKTLTGYSNSL; this is translated from the exons ATGGGCAGTAGAATCAGAGAGGAAGGGGAGCATTGGAGACTGGACAGCGCTCGCACTCATCTTCCTCAAACCCACTCTCACCCCATTTCTTTGA GTGCATTCATTAGCATATCTTGCTTGGGTGCTTGCAAGGTATTATCAAGGATCAAAG AAACTAAAAGATGTTCAAGATTCTTAAAGCTTCCACAGATGGTATTGACAAGCTGGCAAATTAAAATACACAAATGGCCATTGTCAGACAACTGGGAAGATGTTTACAAGACGCTTACAGGCTACAGCAACAGCTTATGA
- the LOC126732736 gene encoding uncharacterized protein LOC126732736 isoform X1 has protein sequence MKRSGSGWFEALLNGHFNASSNGEIFSIKDRRSNISSIIQTLDKVYNLDWFSSALKNQCSVAVDFKWMLNQVHSLAYLAWVLARYYQGSKVVHIVHFSCRN, from the exons ATGAAGAGATCAGGAAGTGGGTGGTTTGAGGCCCTATTAAATGGTCATTTTAATGCAAGCTCTAATGGGGAAATATTCTCTATTAAGGATAGGAGGAGCAATATTTCTTCAATTATACAAACTCTAGATAAAGTTTACAATTTGGATTGGTTCAGTAGTGCTTTGAAAAATCAATGCTCAGTGGCTGTTGACTTCAAGTGGATGCTTAATCAG GTGCATTCATTAGCATATCTTGCTTGGGTGCTTGCAAGGTATTATCAAGGATCAAAG GTGGTCCATATTGTCCATTTTTCTTGCAGAAACTAA